DNA sequence from the Glycine soja cultivar W05 chromosome 18, ASM419377v2, whole genome shotgun sequence genome:
TAAAGAGTATTTAtattaagtttttcaaaaaattaatattatgttaaaatgacatttttgaatcaggaaacaatatatatatatatatatatatatatatatatatatatatatatactaaatttcaatattcaattttttaataaagccCCATTTGAAAGCTTATAAACAACTCACTCAAACTTATTTTGTATGATAAGTTAAGTATCAATGCTGATATTTTGAAATACTCATGATTGTGTATGTGACTTTaaaaggtcatgtgtgtgtcagtcactttaaaaggttatttttttttttattttaatgttgatCATTCAAATAATAGACACATGCACCAAGCATGAACGAAACTAGAAAAATATGTTAAGGGGGCAAAATTTTAACACATAATaaacaagattaaaaataactaaattttaattatttattatctaaaatttagtttaataaatatgaaatattaaataacatataaaagTAACTATAATTACCTTTAATGCAAGATTATAGTGAAATTGTTGAAATTTGTGGTATAGGCACATGGTGGAATAGATCAAAAccattgttttttttctaaaatgtgTGTTTGGTTTTACGATGGAGAatttatttccaatttatatttaattttagatatattttaCATGTTTGATTTCATATTAACAAAAAGTTTAATtggattcaaaattttatattaaattttattcctaatttgattttatagtaaaaatatccaaacataaatcaaatcatttcaaaatcaattctattcaaaattaatttcatcaatACTTATTCAAACACACTCGAGTTTTTTTGAGTTGTGATGCTTCAACTTCATATTtgttatcaataaaattattcataagttattaaatcttaaaataaaaaatatagtttaaaagaaaaaaaattaatacttgaTATACATGCAATACTTATTTATTCCAACAAACATCTAAATATATAGATAAAGGTATAGTATAATCTTAAAGCCTAAACTATATATCAGTAAAAGGGGGAGCGGGAGGTAAGAAATTTAGAAGGAGTCATGAGAAAAAGTAGGGGCAGGGGGAGGGGGCAAAGTATATAACATTTGATGCATGTATTAAGCACACCTTATGCATAGGGCCCCTTATCCTGAACGTGGTTCCGCCCCCTGATACCAAGATATGAGAAGTGTTTCAGTGAGTGAGAACAATTCTCATTTTGAAAATGTGAAAATCTTAAATTTGCAtcatacaattaaacatcaGTATGCAGAAAACATAATCACTTTAGAAAGTCACAtgcattttccttttaaatttaaCCATTCAAATCACACATATACAGGAGTATCAAGTATCAACTAAGAacagttttcaaatttttttggcAGCAATAACTGAAgtatccactaatgattcatttttACTTGGAGTATctgtttgataatttttattgtgattttttctttaaatcatatttttttcatttataaaactcaatcttacttaaaaattaagtttaatattACTCCAATTAATAacttattgataaataattctCAATTTAAGAATGTAAGAAACATTAAAAATCTaggttatatacatatatatatatatatatatatatatatatatatatatatatatatacacacacacacacacgtgaataatcaaaattaaaatttgttttacatgactattttaaaaaaatcatatgcatTTTACTTTTAATCTTGAACATTCCTCTTGCGTTTGGATATGCATGTTAATAAGTGTTTATACAATTTTAAAGCATTTGAATGTATTATTATATAAAcactttataaaatattgtctcatttaaaaattaaaaaattatgaatcaattaaaaatttaaaagtaactacataataataaaatatttctcgcaattatatttttatgaatataattagaaggtactaatactgcaaatattttttatgttgttaaattataaattaacatgtatgttaattattttttacagtaACTATTTCAAAACTATACATACGATGACTTTTAATTGATCAATGAAAATgagttaaacttattttttattcttctcaaGTATATATTGCTACATCaagttcaaattcaaattctagatTTTTACGtattttatcaaacaaataaatttaaaaatgatgtactttaattcaaatgatttatttttataatttttttctgaaCTTTAAAAGTCCTAATTTCTTTGAtccattattatttaataaaatataattcacgttattacataattaattaactcctatttttctttcttaattacgATACATTGTTTaagaataattgtatttttttattatcacttatatgttttttaatttaatatttaaattttacttaaatttaaaatacacgtagtaaaatgtatataaaaataaacttgctaagatattatattattattcaaatattctCAAGGAGATAATTGGGAGATGGAATGACTTAATTTGCAGCCACATTTGAAGTTAGAATAATTGAATCTTCCCTCTGTAGGCAACTTCACTCAAGTGTGGCGGAATAATTGTGGCATGCACATTTGACCATCGTGTAGCAGATGCCTATTCAACAAACATGTTCCTTGTTTCATGGGCCGAGATGGCCCAGCCCACCAAGCCCAACAATGCCGTCACCGCCGCCGCCGCAACCGCTTATCGCCACCCATGTTTCCGCCGTTCCCTCCTCAGCCCACGCCGCCCGGGTTCTATCCACCCTTCTCTACACCACATGTACACCCCCATTTCCGAGTTCCCTCCTCCTCCGGCCAGCGCCGCCACCGCTCTCCTCAGCCGCATATACTACGTCAAGGCGGAGCAGCTCCACCGCATGCAGTTTCTCGCCGCCACGCGCACAAAGCTCGAGTGTTTCTCCGCATTCTTATGGAAGATGGTTGCACTTGCGGCTTCAAAAGAGGAAAATGGTAAGAGGGTTGTGGCCAAAATGGGCATTGTGGTTGATGGAAGGAAAAGGCTTGGCAACGGTGACAAAGAGAGTGAAGCAATGATGGAGTGTTATTTTGGGAACGTGCTTTCCATACCCTTTGACGGGAAACCGGTGCAGGAGTTGGTGGAGAAGCCACTAGGCTTTGTGGCGGAGGCGGTTCACGAGTTTTTGATGGCGGCGGCCACCGAGGAGCACTTCTTAGGGCTAATTGATTGGGTGGAGGATCACCGACCGGTCCCTGGAGttgctaaaatttattatagcaaCACCAAAGAGGGACCAGCCTTTGTGGTGTCTTCCGGACAGAGATTTCCGGAGGACAAAGTGGATTTTGGGTGGGGGAAAGTTGTGTTTGCATCATATCATTTTCCTTGGGCTGGTGAAGCTGGCTATGTTATGCCAATGCCAAGTCCTTTGGAGAATGGTGATTGGGTTGTGTACATGCATCTTGCAAAGAAGCAGTTGGAGATCATAGAATCTGAGGCTGCTCATGTCTTCAAGCCCTTAACGTGGGACTACCTTAACCAGTAATAGTTGATATGGTGTTGAGCGTGTTGTTAATGTACTAGTTATTATGTGTTTGTTTAAACGTTCATTTAGTTGTTGTAACAAAATTATATGTTAGTGGTTGGTCAAGTTTGTAAAGTGTGAATTAAATACGGTATTTGGAAGGGTTTGCGTTTAGTTAATGATGTGATTGTTGggaatttagtttaattaatctAGTGTCTTGGTGAATGTGttagaaattaaagtgaaagcaGGCAACATGATAATTAATTTCCTTAATTGGATATGCTGAAAACGTAGAAGCTACATATAATTGAGATGGTGTATGTTGACTTGAAAGTTGAACTAATCCTCTAAATTAACAACGACTTCTAGTTTTTGGAAGAAATAGGCCAATTATACATTTTCACTGTAATTAATTACGTCAAATTCTTATTAGTAAGATTTAAGAGATcgagttaattttataatttttcttttttactttgggTCAAAATCTGCCAATTTCCTGAACAATGACATAACAGTACTGATATATAGAGTTTCTTTCGGACACTCTTCCTCCATCAGCTTGACAGCGATCTTTAGTACATCTCTATGCGCGCGCTATGTTttgtaataaatttcaattgatgTCACATGAAGCGAATGAGAAGGCCAAATAATTCAGGCATTAAAGATGGCATACGTCTTCTTAAAGAAACCACATCTTATGAGAGGAAGATTTAAATGATGCTAAAAATAAGCTATATATACAGTACAGTAGACACTGAAAAGTTTGATGCTATACTACTGCCAGCCATATGAGAGGTGAAATTAAATCTCAACTACacctttgttttcaaatatttcatACGTCTCAACTTTAATCAAAATTGactattaattgaaattaaatccaTCTAAAGTCTACTGGATACAAGGGCTAGACTAGGGTCATAATTTACCTAGCAAGATAACAATCACTATTTCAAAAAACAGTTTTAATATCGGTTTTagacaaaatcgatgttgtacttataatttaaaatttgagaatgcGAGCCCTAGCTACTTTCCTCGCGctctgtttttcttcttctttctcgcttcttcttcttcgtgacCTCACAGTACATGCTTTTGTAATTGCACGTTACCCAAGTACAGCCTCACGATACaaggttttcttcttctt
Encoded proteins:
- the LOC114395606 gene encoding shikimate O-hydroxycinnamoyltransferase-like; its protein translation is MGVENGDFSVNVTNEEVVAAVVPMQEHWLPLSNLDLLLPPVDVGVFFCYKNPISTTLGDNGNKMTFGSMVGTLKKALARALISYYVFAGEVVPNNMGEPEVLCNNRGVDFVEAVADVELKCLNFYNPDDTIEGRFVPKKKNGVLAVQATSLKCGGIIVACTFDHRVADAYSTNMFLVSWAEMAQPTKPNNAVTAAAATAYRHPCFRRSLLSPRRPGSIHPSLHHMYTPISEFPPPPASAATALLSRIYYVKAEQLHRMQFLAATRTKLECFSAFLWKMVALAASKEENGKRVVAKMGIVVDGRKRLGNGDKESEAMMECYFGNVLSIPFDGKPVQELVEKPLGFVAEAVHEFLMAAATEEHFLGLIDWVEDHRPVPGVAKIYYSNTKEGPAFVVSSGQRFPEDKVDFGWGKVVFASYHFPWAGEAGYVMPMPSPLENGDWVVYMHLAKKQLEIIESEAAHVFKPLTWDYLNQ